In Bos javanicus breed banteng chromosome 2, ARS-OSU_banteng_1.0, whole genome shotgun sequence, the following proteins share a genomic window:
- the GORASP2 gene encoding Golgi reassembly-stacking protein 2 isoform X2, whose protein sequence is MGSSQSVEIPGGGTEGYHVLRVQENSPGHRAGLEPFFDFIVSINGSRLNKDNDTLKDLLKANVEKPVKMLIYSSKTLELRETSVTPSNMWGGQGLLGVSIRFCSFDGANENVWHVLEVESNSPAALAGLRPHSDYIIGADTVMNESEDLFSLIETHEAKPLKLYVYNTDTDNCREVIITPNSAWGGEGSLGCGIGYGYLHRIPTRPFEEGKKISLPGQMTGTPITPLKDGFTEVQLSSVNPPSLSPPGTTEIEQSLSGLSISSTPPAVSNVLSTGVPTVPLLPPQVNQSLTSMPPMNPTTTLPGLMPLPAGLPSLPVLPNLNLPTPPVVPGVSLPELVNPGLPPLPSLPPRNLPGLAPLPMPSEFLPSFPLVPEVSPAAGSADLLSSVPPASSPPSDPVPTTARADTASALTVDVTPPPPKAPATVEDRVGDSTTASEKPISAVTVTDASASESP, encoded by the exons GTACAAGAAAATTCCCCAGGACATAGAGCTGGACTGGAGCCAttctttgattttattgtttCTATTAATGGTTCAAGATTA AATAAAGACAATGATACTCTTAAAGATCTACTGAAAGCAAATGTTGAAAAACCTGTGAAGATGCTTATCTACAGTAGTAAAACACTGGAGCTGCGAGAGACCTCAGTTACACCAAGTAACATGTGGGGTGGCCAGGGCTTGTTGGGAGTCAGCATTCGTTTCTGCAGCTTTGATGGGGCAAATGAAAACGTTTGGCATGTGTTG GAAGTGGAATCAAATTCTCCTGCAGCACTGGCTGGTCTTAGACCTCACAGTGATTATATCATTGGAGCAGATACAGTCATGAATGAg TCTGAAGATCTGTTCAGCCTTATTGAAACACATGAAGCAAAACCATTGAAACTTTATGTGTATAATACAGACACTGATAACTGTCGAGAAGTGATTATTACACCAAATTCTGCATGGGGTGgagaaggcag ccTAGGATGTGGCATTGGATATGGTTATTTGCATCGAATACCTACACGCCCatttgaagaaggaaagaaaatttctctTCCAGGACAGATGACCGGTACACCGATTACTCCTCTTAAAGATGGGTTTACAGAG GTCCAGCTGTCCTCAGTCAATCCCCCGTCTTTGTCACCACCAGGAACTACAGAAATTGAACAGAGTCTGTCTGGACTTTCTATTAGTTCAACTCCACCAGCTGTCAGTAATGTTCTCAGTACAG GTGTACCAACGGTACCATTATTGCCACCACAAGTAAACCAGTCCCTCACATCTATGCCGCCAATGAACCCAACTACTACATTACCAG GTCTGATGCCTTTACCAGCCGGTCTCCCGAGCCTGCCTGTCCTCCCCAATCTCAACCTACCCACCCCGCCTGTCGTGCCAGGCGTCAGCTTACCAGAACTCGTGAACCCGG GTTTGCCAcctcttccttccctgcctccccgAAATTTACCAGGCCTTGCACCTCTCCCCATGCCGTCCGAGTTCCTCCCGTCATTCCCTCTGGTTCCAGAGGTCTCTCCCGCAGCAGGCTCCGCAGACCTGCTGTCCTCCGTCCCACCCGCCAGCAGCCCACCCTCCGACCCCGTCCCGACCACTGCACGGGCAGACACCGCCTCCGCACTCACTGTGGACGTGACACCCCCCCCTCCCAAGGCCCCGGCCACGGTGGAGGACAGAGTCGGCGACTCCACCACAGCCAGCGAGAAGCCCATCTCAGCGGTTACGGTTACAGATGCATCTGCTTCTGAGTCACCTTAG
- the LOC133258799 gene encoding small integral membrane protein 10-like protein 1 yields the protein MATTAAPSSLALRASSPAVTPSSYGVFCKGLSRTLLAFFELAWQLRMNFPYFYIAGSVVLNIRLQVHF from the coding sequence ATGGCCACCACAGCGGCTCCGTCATCTTTGGCCCTCAGGGCCTCGAGCCCGGCCGTGACCCCCAGCTCGTACGGGGTCTTCTGCAAGGGGCTTTCCCGCACCCTGCTCGCCTTCTTCGAGCTGGCCTGGCAGCTGCGCATGAACTTCCCGTATTTCTACATTGCGGGCTCCGTCGTTCTCAACATCCGCTTGCAGGTACATTTTTAG